Sequence from the Tripterygium wilfordii isolate XIE 37 chromosome 10, ASM1340144v1, whole genome shotgun sequence genome:
GTCTACAATCGATTTAAGTAATCTGGGTTTGTCTAAACAAAAAAAGACACTGAACCTTGATCAACAAACAACTGTTTCCTTTTGTGAATCAACATTTACAAGAAAGATCAAGCCCGGAATCAAAAGTAGACAATTAAGTGTGATGTGCTGACAGCCTTGGAAGTTAATATATGAAACAAAAGGTGAATTAGAGAGGAAAAGTGAAAACCTGCCCACTCCTGAGCATCCGTGAGATGAGTTACAGCATCACGATTTGTAGCAATGAAGAGACAGCCAGGGTTTTCTCGAATACAGAGTGTTCCATACCTTCCATCacaggaaaaaagaaattgtgACACTTAAAGAAACAGCTAACAAACTCTGCCAAAAGATAGCTCTCCTCAGTAAGACTTTTATAATGTCTACTTTTTGCACCGAGAAGGAACTGCTCCttttacatgtatatatatgcatgtacagGAATAGTGAACCTTGCAGAGAAGGTAGCAGAAACAGTACATGAATGCGTGCATTTATGTGTCAATTAGGAGTGAAAAACTTACTGGACTTTGTAGTAGTTGAAATAGCGATCAAATCCAACTACAACGGCCCCAACCTAGTGAGCAAAAGAAATCTTCTTATGACTAAATTGGAGAAAGAAAATTACTTTTCTTACATTCATTATCACCGCATAAAAGAAATAgacaaatataaattataatgctATACTTTATTCTGAGGATAAGGCAAGCCAGAGATAACGAAAGCAAGAAAGATATGATATTTACATCCTTATCCTGCTCCATTAGGAAGCCTGGCTTCAGCTCTATCTTTTTCCCGCCATCTTCctgtaaattttgaaaaatgaacAAGAAATAAATGCGCCAGTATAATCAGTTAATCACACACAGGCAGACAAACACCTACACCAACCTGCACACATAAGCACACCAACAAACAAAAACCCGCATCTTTCAATATCATAACAGCTCAAAAGTCCAGAATAATAGCACTGAAATCTTATGAATTATGCAACAGACATCATACATATTAGTAAGATTTAGGCAAAGGCATACATACTGGCCCACCAAGATATTGAAATCCAGCAAGCTCAAGTTCCTTCAAGATGCCATCCTCTCCAATAACATAAACCTAAGCCATGTAAAATTACCAACCCATCAGTCCTTTGCCATCCTATTGAGACCTCCTAGTTAATCCAAGTTCAAAAATGTCCAAACGGGAGCAAAATTATGATTATATTTTAAAACCAGGGAATTTGCAAGCAGAGTTGAAAATAAAGTAATATTACAAGCACCAAATAAAGAAGTAAAAAAGTGCACTGCTACAACGTAGTGAAAAGCAAAGAAAACTAATTGAATCATCGGTATGTCTTTGGTACCTACTAAACTAAATACATTTGTGCTAAAATCATGGCTGCAACTACAGCATATGCAATGGCTATTCAATTTGTAAATCTTTACACATATTTGCACCATGTACTATGTTTTCAATAGTAATTACCTTCTTGTCTTTTGGGAAATTTATGGATTTCAAATATGCAGCAGCAGCAAAAGATGATGCAAAAATTTCCTCCTGAAATCAAAATTCAGCTGAAAATCACAATTGCCAAACCCAcatcacaaaaaaaattcaatacagatgctagagagagaagtgcCATGAATCTACCTCACTGACACTGAGACCAAGTGTCTCAAATTTTTTACCGTATTGTTTCCTAGACTTGGTTGAGTTGTTGGTAACGAAAACCAATCTCTTTCCCTGAAAGAAATTCATAAAGAGGACCAAAAGAAGTTGATATATTTTTAAAGATTCAAGAGTAGTAAGTCGAAGGAGTATCTAAAGCGCAAACCTTTGAACGCAGCATATCAAGAGTTTCTGGCACTCCATCGATCAATTTGTCTCCTTTCCAAATAACACCTGCAGACATCAATGTCAGGAAAAAagatacattttttttgtaaactaaaatcatatatatttttttataaactacatTTATGTACATATACTCGTTTGTCTACGTGAATCTATAACCCATAAAACACTGACCATCACAATCAAAGATGAAGGTCTCAACAGAGTCGATGAGCTCGTCAGGTTTCTTCAAAGGCTGAGCAGACGCCCGGGCACCAAAATTGTCCATTCCTCTACCCTTGCTACTGAATATCCTGTGAACTTTGTTTTGGGATTTGGTGATCAGCAAAGACCCGCCAGAAAACAAGGCTGAGGATCCGAAAGATACGCTTTTGGATGAGAAAAAGTTGTGGGTTTTGGGTCCCAGTTTAAACAGAAATGAAGGCGATGAAACAGAAGACGCCACTACCGCCACTCTGCCACTGCCCAACATCTTCTCCttcgttttttattttttgtttaatttgatccATTGAGGATTGGGTGGTGATATGCTCGCCCACCCCCGCTTTGTGGTGTTCGTGCTGACCTAGCTGTTTGAGTGGATCTCCTTGGCTACCAATCCAGATTATATTttgatagaattttttttttcttcatgtaaTTAGCACATTTTCTTCCGTCATAAATGGGATTGGGCTAAATCATATATTTCGTATacttcaaatttcacaaaaagtcTTGTTTATAtccttaaattttaaaatttatctattctgtctttaaagtttaaaaaaaaactattcatTTATGTCCCAAAATCAATGCTCCAGAGGTAGTGTTGGTTTTTGCATACTTGGCAACCGAAATGACCACGTGGCTTATCCACGTACTtacatttttaatttaaaagttACACtacattaaaaatatatttaccatGACAAATTAACAAAAACGAAATCCTTATTCCTTCAAACCTATTTTGATGAAGCTTAACAACAAATCCTAGATCATTGAAGGACAAGCACACAGGCTGCCTTGGTAGATCTTCTATCTAGTAAAGAACTTTAACTTGAtcttattttcatttctttcccttgatttgtgtttatgtttatgtttaagTCATAGTGGGTCAGTTTGAATTAGTGAGAATGACTATGGTCCTGTTGAAGAAGTTGTTGTAACTGATGAGGATAATGTTAGCCATTGCCCTCGATAGCAACAAGGACAACTTACTGTTGTCGAAGAAGACAATGTAAATGTCTTCTGACAACagtcatgttg
This genomic interval carries:
- the LOC120007068 gene encoding phosphoglycolate phosphatase 1A, chloroplastic-like produces the protein MLGSGRVAVVASSVSSPSFLFKLGPKTHNFFSSKSVSFGSSALFSGGSLLITKSQNKVHRIFSSKGRGMDNFGARASAQPLKKPDELIDSVETFIFDCDGVIWKGDKLIDGVPETLDMLRSKGKRLVFVTNNSTKSRKQYGKKFETLGLSVSEEEIFASSFAAAAYLKSINFPKDKKVYVIGEDGILKELELAGFQYLGGPEDGGKKIELKPGFLMEQDKDVGAVVVGFDRYFNYYKVQYGTLCIRENPGCLFIATNRDAVTHLTDAQEWAGGGSMVGAIVGSTQREPLVVGKPSTFMMDYLADKFGILKSQICMVGDRLDTDILFGQNGGCKTLLVLSGVTSLSMLQNPNNSIQPDFFTNKISDFLSLKAATVS